A stretch of Pseudomonas sp. CCC3.1 DNA encodes these proteins:
- the cobA gene encoding uroporphyrinogen-III C-methyltransferase yields the protein MSAKVWLVGAGPGDPELLTLKAVRALREADVVLIDDLVNTAVLEHCPGVRVVAVGKRGGCRSTPQAFIQRLMLRYARQGKCVVRLKGGDPCIFGRGGEEAQWLREHAVEVELVNGITAGLAGATQCDISLTLRGVARGVTLVTAHTQDDSPLNWQALAQSGTTLVVYMGVAKLSEIRNQLLAGGMAADMPVAMIENASLPQQRECRSDLSAMEQDAEAFQLKSPAILVIGHVAQARKAQTLWERGLINA from the coding sequence ATGAGTGCAAAAGTCTGGTTGGTGGGTGCGGGGCCGGGTGATCCGGAGCTACTGACGCTTAAGGCCGTGCGTGCCCTGCGCGAAGCCGATGTGGTGCTGATTGACGATTTGGTCAATACGGCCGTGCTGGAGCATTGCCCCGGCGTGCGAGTGGTGGCGGTGGGCAAACGAGGAGGTTGCCGCTCAACACCGCAAGCATTCATACAGCGCCTGATGCTGCGCTACGCCCGGCAAGGCAAATGCGTGGTGCGACTCAAAGGCGGTGACCCGTGCATTTTCGGACGGGGTGGCGAAGAGGCACAGTGGTTGCGCGAACACGCCGTTGAAGTGGAGTTGGTCAACGGCATCACTGCCGGACTGGCAGGTGCGACGCAATGCGACATATCGCTGACGCTGCGCGGCGTGGCCCGAGGCGTGACACTGGTGACAGCGCACACACAGGATGACAGCCCGCTGAACTGGCAGGCGCTGGCGCAAAGCGGCACCACGCTGGTGGTGTACATGGGCGTGGCAAAACTGAGTGAGATCCGCAACCAGTTACTGGCGGGAGGCATGGCAGCTGACATGCCGGTGGCGATGATCGAAAACGCATCCCTGCCCCAACAGCGCGAATGCCGCAGTGACCTGAGCGCAATGGAACAAGACGCCGAAGCCTTCCAACTGAAAAGCCCGGCGATTCTGGTCATCGGTCACGTGGCGCAGGCCCGCAAGGCACAAACCCTGTGGGAGCGCGGCTTAATCAACGCGTAG
- the garD gene encoding galactarate dehydratase, translating to MTLIEHSDSPRTIQLHALDNVAVVVNDQGVPAGTELANGLVTLDFVPQSHKVTLVDIAEGGKVIRYGQTIGYALQAIPRGSWVNEDQLRMPTAPPLDSLPLATDIPAAQAPLEGFTFEGYRNADGTVGTRNILGITTTVQCVTGVLNHAVKRIRDELLPKYPNVDDVVALTHSYGCGVAISATDAYIPIRTVRNLARNPNLGGEALVISLGCEKLQAGQVMHDNDSSVDLSEPWLYRLQDASHGFTEMVEQIMALAEIRLKKLDQRRRETVPASELILGMQCGGSDAFSGITANPALGYASDLLLRAGATVMFSEVTEVRDAIYLLTSRAQSQEVAQQLVREMDWYDRYLAKGEADRSANTTPGNKKGGLSNIVEKSLGSIVKSGSSAINGVLGPGERFTRKGLIFCATPASDFVCGTLQLAAGMNLHVFTTGRGTPYGLAMTPVVKVSTRTELAQRWPDLIDIDAGRIATGRASIAELGWELFHYYLDVASGKKHTWAEQHKLHNDITLFNPAPIT from the coding sequence ATGACGTTAATTGAACATTCCGATTCGCCGCGCACCATCCAACTGCATGCGTTGGATAACGTGGCGGTGGTGGTGAATGACCAGGGCGTACCGGCCGGGACCGAGCTTGCCAATGGCCTTGTAACCCTGGATTTTGTGCCGCAGAGCCACAAGGTCACGCTGGTCGATATCGCCGAAGGCGGCAAAGTCATTCGCTATGGCCAAACCATCGGCTACGCCTTGCAAGCCATCCCCCGCGGCAGTTGGGTCAATGAAGACCAGTTGCGCATGCCCACCGCGCCGCCTCTGGACAGCCTGCCGCTGGCCACCGATATACCGGCCGCGCAGGCGCCGCTTGAAGGCTTCACGTTCGAGGGCTATCGCAACGCCGATGGCACCGTCGGTACGCGCAATATCCTGGGCATCACCACCACCGTGCAATGCGTGACCGGGGTGTTGAACCATGCGGTCAAGCGTATCCGCGATGAACTGCTGCCCAAATACCCGAATGTCGACGACGTCGTGGCGCTGACCCACAGCTATGGCTGTGGCGTGGCGATCAGCGCCACCGACGCCTACATCCCGATTCGCACCGTGCGCAATCTGGCGCGCAACCCTAACTTGGGTGGCGAAGCGCTGGTGATCAGTTTGGGCTGCGAAAAATTGCAGGCCGGGCAAGTGATGCACGACAACGACAGCTCGGTGGACCTCAGCGAGCCTTGGTTGTACCGCTTGCAGGACGCCAGCCACGGCTTTACCGAAATGGTCGAGCAGATCATGGCGCTGGCCGAAATCCGTTTGAAAAAGCTTGATCAGCGTCGCCGCGAAACCGTGCCCGCGAGCGAGCTGATACTGGGCATGCAATGCGGCGGCAGCGATGCGTTTTCCGGGATCACCGCCAACCCGGCACTGGGTTACGCCTCAGACTTGTTGCTGCGGGCCGGAGCGACCGTGATGTTCTCTGAAGTCACTGAAGTGCGCGACGCCATTTACCTGCTGACCTCGCGTGCGCAAAGCCAGGAAGTCGCCCAGCAACTGGTGCGTGAAATGGACTGGTACGACCGTTACCTGGCCAAAGGCGAAGCGGATCGCAGCGCCAACACCACCCCGGGCAACAAAAAAGGCGGGTTGTCGAATATCGTCGAAAAGTCGCTGGGCTCTATCGTTAAATCCGGCAGCAGCGCGATCAATGGCGTGCTCGGCCCGGGCGAGCGATTCACGCGCAAAGGGCTGATTTTTTGTGCGACGCCAGCCAGTGACTTTGTCTGTGGCACGTTGCAACTGGCGGCCGGGATGAACCTGCACGTGTTCACCACCGGGCGTGGTACGCCGTATGGTTTAGCGATGACGCCGGTGGTCAAAGTGTCGACCCGTACCGAACTGGCACAGCGCTGGCCGGACCTGATCGACATTGATGCCGGGCGCATTGCCACCGGGCGGGCAAGCATCGCAGAACTGGGTTGGGAGCTGTTCCACTACTACCTGGACGTGGCTAGCGGCAAAAAACACACCTGGGCCGAACAGCACAAACTGCACAACGACATCACCCTGTTCAACCCGGCACCGATTACCTGA
- the kdgD gene encoding 5-dehydro-4-deoxyglucarate dehydratase has product MNPQELKSILSSGLLSFPLTDFTAQGDFHREGYIKRLEWLAPYGASALFAAGGTGEFFSLAASEYSQVIKTAVDTCATSVPILAGVGGSTRQAIEYAQEAERLGAKGLLLLPHYLTEASQDGVAAHVEAVCKSVKIGVVVYNRNVCRLTAPLLEQLAERCPNLIGYKDGLGDIELMVSIRRRLGDRFSYLGGLPTAEVYAAAYKALGVPVYSSAVFNFIPKTAMDFYHAIAREDHATVGKIIDDFFLPYLDIRNRKAGYAVSIVKAGATISGYSAGPVRTPLTDLLPEEYEALAALIDKQGPQ; this is encoded by the coding sequence ATGAATCCACAAGAACTGAAGTCCATCCTCTCGTCCGGCCTACTGTCTTTTCCGCTCACCGATTTCACGGCTCAAGGTGACTTCCACCGCGAGGGTTACATCAAGCGTCTGGAATGGCTGGCCCCATATGGTGCTTCTGCCTTGTTCGCGGCAGGCGGCACCGGTGAGTTCTTCTCCCTGGCGGCCAGCGAGTATTCGCAGGTGATCAAAACCGCTGTCGATACCTGCGCCACCAGCGTGCCGATTCTGGCCGGGGTCGGCGGCTCGACGCGTCAAGCCATCGAGTACGCTCAAGAAGCCGAACGTCTGGGCGCCAAAGGCCTGCTGCTGTTGCCGCATTACCTGACAGAAGCCAGCCAGGACGGCGTTGCTGCCCACGTAGAAGCCGTGTGCAAGTCGGTCAAAATCGGTGTCGTTGTTTACAACCGCAACGTGTGCCGCCTGACCGCGCCGCTGCTGGAGCAACTGGCCGAGCGTTGCCCGAACCTGATCGGTTACAAAGATGGCCTGGGTGACATCGAACTGATGGTCTCGATCCGCCGCCGCCTTGGCGACCGTTTCAGTTACCTGGGCGGTTTGCCGACGGCCGAGGTCTACGCTGCGGCTTACAAAGCGCTGGGCGTGCCTGTTTACTCCTCGGCGGTGTTCAACTTCATCCCGAAAACCGCGATGGACTTCTACCACGCCATTGCCCGCGAAGATCACGCCACGGTCGGCAAGATCATCGATGACTTCTTCCTGCCATACCTGGACATCCGCAACCGCAAAGCCGGTTATGCGGTGAGCATCGTCAAGGCCGGGGCCACCATTTCCGGCTACAGCGCAGGCCCGGTCCGCACCCCGCTGACTGATTTGTTGCCAGAAGAATACGAGGCACTGGCGGCCTTGATCGACAAGCAAGGTCCGCAGTAA
- a CDS encoding toxin VasX gives MSTVFRPKNPNNVNLSRDDARNSMGTCPLMKTTVQLIPLRYGMVDNPALDPSGEIPMPYSLGARPLGIRLLRDGWLYVIESRSGTLSEYRIDDGLVSAMLWQGLAVFDDDRDEPIYEPNLIFLKTSTLYVAYTEVPWTAKKCQQVLNSPSERNHFMQAVDLRKANCDTGGPHLLTPDMAEHWLAEVATEKIEAQQQAPATTLAEHAQHTQQRLDIELPEHERKPYLWEKPARFNEISMNRLTGCIHPQYRHDVLYLVLDDTLGVLRDLANYQDEVVGWIDDWSNGGPKKGNNERDYLLACYIESLSQLNAPNVHTLLGDSSDPAQKALLDDLLCMAEPQQGVTGAAIIEYLEKGGLMTPPAGSPVPDELEVLRQRAQMLANEERLKGAGVASGARSAAEDVDRRFYTREHFQVSPAAFVDQHFETLISLGKHRFNQVDDVLYGAKFGQHGVNELIDREAMDRELFAHRAGLARWNRQLDLITADRTDLICSGAFHKAAWYFDPMDIGQTGHAFTLEYACLKDICRSDDACDQLLAYCEREPQFSRPLYHTLPYSDQTSLWVQYAFLLAAGMVLFNNSPELLARLRTIEQSRLPALDDLPQSTRTVANAALNALTPALNRGLEKALLNFDEFFKNNAMPDVEELLRKLPTALKSRILQASKTEGVTFHFSTPQEQAALREALQETLKLRTQIALLKKKRAQSNRKNGHKSATSRELLEQIDYDNQRLDLEQRRLAASISPIPELPDEHARLFGSTQGKAGLTVIFSNQGKRQVAGLMEDFRQGVSRAPVLNVLGDGAALLLFVAQAVNLVQVLKETRAQTQNGRDWVPFMSAFAATGAAGFAAAQGVFDTALSAQVKSLGDGLARTALSRLQVTIGKLHVGLGFFNYAFGVIAAVASLNSYHSNWLQAVRSGNRSAQNAAMVTMIAAGGLAASNAYGFINTVQAGLDVLRAAKGAAREAAWKVAGTRLSSVFFRFNLAGAFFTVLELAGTWLYNRYNTSAHDWWLQSTPWGLDVDKRKELTLQEFQYYLEVLQQTPFVEVKGSGEESFWQSMLPNTKPGEICIILPGRAVCDYHVTLEGRASHALKIGAQRITTSLRGDRGIPMEHREFVTEQVQAGLYRVASKLEKEQKGPAPLLLKLTYPRNPEPGFGKVSEELLIELELHSLDDKGQLVQRTYRIRFDPVKGGRFMPAQQHFESSAEMPLLMIEVDALELLS, from the coding sequence ATGTCGACTGTCTTCAGGCCCAAAAACCCCAACAACGTCAACCTCTCACGAGACGATGCGCGAAACAGCATGGGCACCTGCCCATTGATGAAAACCACCGTGCAACTGATCCCGCTGCGTTACGGGATGGTCGATAACCCAGCGCTGGACCCCTCGGGCGAAATTCCGATGCCCTACAGCCTTGGCGCTCGGCCACTAGGGATACGCCTGCTGCGCGATGGCTGGTTGTACGTGATTGAAAGTCGCAGTGGCACCTTGTCGGAGTACCGCATTGACGACGGGCTGGTCAGCGCCATGCTGTGGCAGGGGCTGGCGGTATTTGATGACGACCGCGACGAGCCGATCTACGAGCCGAACCTGATTTTCCTCAAAACCAGTACCTTGTACGTCGCTTACACCGAAGTGCCGTGGACCGCGAAAAAGTGCCAGCAAGTGCTGAATTCGCCTTCCGAGCGTAACCACTTCATGCAAGCGGTTGATCTGCGCAAGGCCAACTGCGACACCGGCGGGCCGCACTTGCTGACCCCGGACATGGCCGAGCATTGGCTGGCTGAAGTGGCGACCGAGAAGATCGAGGCGCAGCAGCAGGCACCCGCAACAACCCTGGCTGAACATGCCCAACACACGCAACAACGTCTGGACATCGAACTGCCCGAGCACGAGCGTAAGCCGTATCTGTGGGAAAAACCTGCGCGCTTCAATGAAATCTCCATGAACCGCCTGACCGGTTGCATTCATCCTCAGTACCGCCATGACGTGCTGTACCTGGTGCTGGACGACACGCTGGGCGTGCTGCGCGACCTGGCCAATTATCAGGATGAGGTCGTGGGTTGGATCGACGACTGGAGCAATGGCGGGCCGAAAAAGGGCAATAACGAGCGCGACTATTTACTGGCGTGTTACATCGAATCCCTGAGCCAGCTCAATGCGCCGAATGTTCATACGCTGCTCGGTGACAGCTCTGACCCGGCGCAAAAAGCCCTGCTCGATGATTTGCTGTGCATGGCTGAGCCGCAGCAAGGGGTGACGGGCGCGGCGATCATTGAGTACCTCGAAAAGGGCGGCTTGATGACCCCGCCTGCGGGGAGCCCGGTGCCGGATGAGTTGGAGGTGCTGCGCCAGCGGGCGCAAATGCTGGCCAATGAGGAGCGTTTGAAAGGCGCTGGCGTGGCTTCGGGGGCACGAAGCGCTGCTGAAGACGTCGATCGCCGTTTCTACACGCGCGAGCATTTTCAGGTGTCCCCGGCGGCGTTTGTCGACCAGCATTTCGAAACACTGATTAGCCTGGGCAAGCATCGATTCAACCAAGTGGATGATGTGTTGTACGGCGCGAAATTTGGGCAGCACGGCGTCAATGAATTGATCGACCGCGAAGCGATGGATCGTGAACTGTTTGCTCATCGTGCCGGGCTTGCACGCTGGAACCGCCAACTCGACCTCATCACTGCCGACCGCACAGACTTGATCTGCTCCGGCGCGTTTCACAAAGCCGCTTGGTACTTTGATCCGATGGACATCGGGCAGACGGGGCATGCCTTTACCCTCGAATACGCCTGCCTAAAAGACATTTGCCGCAGCGACGATGCCTGTGACCAACTGCTGGCTTATTGCGAGCGCGAGCCGCAATTCAGTCGCCCGCTGTACCACACCTTGCCCTACAGCGACCAAACCTCGCTTTGGGTGCAATACGCCTTTTTGCTGGCGGCGGGCATGGTTCTGTTCAACAACAGCCCTGAACTTTTGGCCCGTTTGCGCACGATTGAACAGAGCCGTTTACCAGCGCTGGACGACCTGCCGCAGAGCACCCGCACAGTGGCCAATGCCGCGCTCAACGCCCTGACCCCGGCGCTTAATCGTGGGTTGGAAAAAGCACTGCTCAACTTTGACGAATTCTTCAAAAACAATGCCATGCCGGACGTTGAAGAACTGCTGCGCAAACTGCCCACGGCTTTGAAGTCGCGAATACTGCAAGCGTCTAAAACCGAAGGCGTGACGTTTCACTTTTCTACCCCGCAAGAACAGGCCGCGCTACGAGAGGCGCTGCAAGAGACGTTGAAGCTGCGTACCCAAATAGCCCTGCTTAAAAAAAAGCGCGCCCAGTCCAATCGTAAGAACGGCCACAAATCGGCCACTTCTCGCGAATTGTTGGAACAGATCGATTACGACAACCAGCGACTGGACCTGGAGCAAAGGCGGCTGGCTGCGAGTATTAGCCCAATCCCGGAACTGCCGGATGAACATGCGCGGCTTTTTGGCTCTACACAGGGCAAAGCAGGGCTGACGGTGATCTTCTCCAATCAAGGCAAACGGCAAGTGGCCGGGCTGATGGAGGATTTTCGTCAAGGTGTGAGCCGTGCGCCTGTGTTGAATGTGTTGGGGGACGGGGCGGCGCTGTTGCTGTTTGTGGCGCAGGCGGTGAATTTGGTGCAGGTGCTTAAAGAGACAAGAGCCCAGACTCAAAATGGTCGTGATTGGGTGCCTTTTATGAGTGCGTTTGCTGCCACTGGCGCCGCCGGGTTTGCTGCTGCTCAAGGCGTATTTGACACGGCGCTAAGTGCTCAGGTTAAAAGTCTAGGCGATGGTTTGGCTCGGACTGCGCTCAGTCGACTTCAAGTCACGATCGGCAAGTTGCATGTTGGATTGGGTTTTTTTAATTACGCCTTTGGGGTTATTGCTGCGGTTGCTAGTCTCAACAGCTATCACAGTAATTGGCTGCAAGCAGTTCGTAGTGGAAATCGAAGCGCTCAAAACGCTGCGATGGTGACTATGATTGCGGCAGGCGGTCTGGCGGCCAGTAATGCTTATGGATTTATTAATACAGTACAAGCAGGGTTAGATGTATTGAGGGCTGCCAAGGGCGCCGCACGGGAGGCGGCGTGGAAGGTTGCTGGCACTCGTCTAAGCAGTGTGTTTTTTCGTTTTAACCTGGCGGGTGCGTTCTTTACGGTACTGGAATTAGCGGGTACCTGGCTTTACAACCGCTACAACACCAGTGCCCATGATTGGTGGCTGCAAAGCACTCCGTGGGGTCTTGATGTAGACAAACGCAAAGAATTAACCCTGCAAGAGTTTCAATATTACTTAGAGGTGCTGCAGCAAACGCCCTTTGTAGAAGTCAAGGGCTCCGGGGAGGAGTCGTTTTGGCAAAGCATGCTGCCCAATACCAAGCCGGGTGAGATTTGCATAATCCTTCCTGGGCGGGCTGTCTGCGACTATCACGTCACGCTGGAGGGGAGGGCCAGTCATGCTCTTAAGATCGGCGCTCAGCGCATCACTACGTCTTTGCGAGGTGATCGAGGCATTCCCATGGAACATCGCGAGTTCGTTACCGAACAGGTGCAGGCCGGGTTGTACCGTGTGGCAAGCAAGCTAGAAAAAGAACAAAAGGGTCCGGCACCCCTGTTGTTAAAGCTCACTTATCCACGCAACCCTGAGCCTGGGTTCGGCAAAGTGTCTGAGGAGTTATTGATTGAGCTTGAGCTCCATTCATTGGATGACAAAGGGCAACTGGTTCAGCGCACCTACCGCATTCGTTTTGATCCTGTTAAGGGCGGGCGCTTTATGCCGGCGCAGCAGCACTTCGAATCAAGCGCTGAGATGCCTTTATTGATGATTGAAGTAGATGCATTGGAGTTGCTGTCATGA
- a CDS encoding DUF4123 domain-containing protein, giving the protein MVEREGLLSAGFPPELDWQGGSGLLLDAVRLTSLSQHLDQWTHPWVFEHLYTGPQMAGLEDVSPRVMNVEDPQHPVLQQFLAKADEEWGYLLFRDGPWQSLVEHLRWLSVVRMPHEQKVFLRVADPSVMHALFNLAIEARDPTLFGPCHHILIADGARDSWHLLQRPGPAPVAQYAAPYLLSTQEASALDDVSFRNVVLRLDQHLRHYFPAYQANLSVTQRWAQMQALATSAYDRGFNSELDITLYANIHGYLGEDALQHHPDLQHLLITASSLTPAQRVEKAAEIARCRALHLREPY; this is encoded by the coding sequence ATGGTTGAGCGTGAAGGTTTGTTGTCGGCAGGTTTTCCTCCCGAACTCGATTGGCAAGGGGGCAGCGGTTTATTACTGGATGCCGTTCGCTTGACCAGCCTGTCTCAGCATCTGGACCAATGGACCCATCCCTGGGTGTTTGAGCACCTGTACACAGGTCCGCAAATGGCCGGTCTTGAAGACGTGTCGCCGCGTGTGATGAACGTCGAAGACCCGCAACACCCGGTGCTGCAACAGTTCTTGGCCAAGGCCGATGAAGAGTGGGGCTACTTGCTGTTCCGCGATGGCCCGTGGCAGTCCTTGGTTGAACACCTGCGCTGGCTGAGCGTGGTGCGCATGCCTCACGAGCAGAAAGTTTTTTTGCGCGTGGCCGACCCTTCGGTGATGCATGCATTGTTCAACCTCGCGATCGAGGCGCGTGATCCCACCCTGTTTGGCCCTTGCCATCACATTTTGATCGCTGACGGCGCACGTGATAGTTGGCATCTTTTACAGCGCCCTGGCCCTGCGCCAGTTGCCCAATATGCCGCGCCTTACCTGCTCTCGACGCAAGAGGCGAGCGCGTTGGATGACGTGAGTTTTCGCAACGTGGTGCTGCGCCTCGACCAGCATCTGCGCCACTATTTTCCCGCGTACCAGGCCAACCTCTCGGTGACCCAGCGTTGGGCGCAGATGCAGGCACTGGCGACCTCGGCGTACGACCGTGGTTTTAACAGCGAACTCGACATCACGCTCTACGCCAACATCCATGGCTACTTGGGTGAGGACGCCCTGCAACACCATCCCGATCTTCAGCACCTCCTGATCACAGCCTCGTCGCTCACTCCAGCGCAACGCGTCGAGAAAGCGGCAGAAATCGCCCGATGCCGAGCCCTGCACCTGCGAGAGCCCTACTAA
- a CDS encoding Hcp family type VI secretion system effector — MATPAYMSVTGEKQGLITKGAFTAESVGNSYQEGHEDQFMVQGFSHEMIIPRDPQSGQPTGQRIHKPLCITKVFDKSSPLLLAALTSGERMSEVVIQWFRTSSTGTQEHYYTTKLEDAIIVDIKDYMHNCQDPANSHFTHLQDVQFTYRKITWTHEVGGTSGSDDWRKETAV; from the coding sequence ATGGCTACGCCAGCGTATATGTCCGTTACCGGTGAGAAACAGGGCCTGATCACGAAGGGTGCATTCACTGCAGAGTCAGTGGGTAACAGCTATCAGGAAGGCCACGAAGACCAGTTCATGGTTCAGGGCTTCAGCCACGAAATGATCATTCCACGTGATCCTCAGTCGGGTCAGCCTACCGGTCAGCGTATTCACAAACCTCTGTGCATCACTAAGGTTTTTGACAAGTCTTCGCCTTTGTTGCTTGCAGCATTGACGAGTGGTGAGCGTATGAGCGAAGTTGTCATTCAGTGGTTTCGGACTTCGTCTACCGGCACACAAGAGCATTACTACACCACGAAACTTGAAGACGCGATCATCGTCGACATCAAGGACTATATGCACAACTGTCAGGATCCGGCAAACAGCCACTTCACTCATCTGCAAGACGTGCAGTTCACTTATCGAAAAATCACTTGGACCCACGAAGTTGGTGGTACTTCAGGCTCTGATGACTGGCGCAAGGAAACTGCTGTTTAA
- the tnpA gene encoding IS66-like element accessory protein TnpA — MRERKSYSKSFKAQVVQECQQPGVSVAAIAMSHGINANVVRRWLPLFRDQQAVVLPAFVPVNLTPVNPKPKAQTSALIELPFGEQTITVKWPASDPEGCALFVRGFAL, encoded by the coding sequence ATGCGTGAACGTAAGTCCTACTCAAAATCCTTTAAAGCCCAAGTGGTTCAAGAATGCCAACAGCCCGGCGTTTCCGTGGCGGCCATCGCAATGAGTCACGGCATCAACGCTAATGTCGTGCGCCGCTGGTTACCGCTTTTTCGTGATCAGCAGGCAGTCGTGCTGCCAGCGTTTGTTCCCGTGAACCTCACGCCGGTCAATCCCAAGCCAAAGGCTCAAACGTCGGCGCTTATTGAACTGCCATTTGGCGAGCAAACCATCACCGTGAAATGGCCTGCTTCCGACCCTGAGGGCTGCGCTCTGTTTGTCCGTGGATTTGCCCTATGA
- the tnpB gene encoding IS66 family insertion sequence element accessory protein TnpB (TnpB, as the term is used for proteins encoded by IS66 family insertion elements, is considered an accessory protein, since TnpC, encoded by a neighboring gene, is a DDE family transposase.), whose product MIRIDSIWLATEPMDMRAGTETALARVIAVFGAAKPHCAYLFANRRATRMKVLVHDGLGVWLAARRLNQGKFHWPGIRQGSELELDAEQLQALVLGLPWQRVGVGGVITIL is encoded by the coding sequence ATGATCCGCATCGACAGCATCTGGCTTGCCACCGAGCCCATGGATATGCGTGCTGGCACCGAGACGGCTTTGGCGAGGGTGATTGCGGTTTTCGGTGCGGCGAAGCCGCACTGCGCTTATCTGTTTGCCAATCGTCGCGCTACTCGCATGAAAGTCCTGGTTCACGACGGGCTCGGTGTTTGGTTAGCCGCACGACGGTTGAATCAAGGCAAGTTCCACTGGCCAGGCATTCGACAAGGTAGCGAGTTGGAGCTGGATGCCGAACAACTTCAGGCCTTGGTGCTCGGCCTGCCTTGGCAGCGTGTTGGCGTTGGCGGTGTAATTACGATCCTTTAA
- the tnpC gene encoding IS66 family transposase — MNSLPDLDQMSPDQLRALAAQLMSKVDTMGRKIHHDQTLIEQLTHEIAVLKRHRFAKRSEQISPEQGNLLDDLLNTDLEAIDAELSALLRAPAQEQTRQKPKRAPLPAQFPRTVIHHEPENTQCSCGCQLQRIGEDVSEKLDYTPGVFTVEQHVRGKWACRQCETLIQAPVPAQVIDKGIPTAGLLAHVMVAKFADHLPLYRQEKIFGRAGLAIPRSTLAQWVGQTGVQLQALVDALREAVLAQRVVHADETPVQMLAPGEKKTHRAYVWAYCTTPFSALKAVVYDFSPSRAGEHARNFLGTWNGKLVCDDFAGYKAGFEKGMIEIGCMAHARRKFFDLHVANKSQLAEQALHSIGGLYEIERQTREMSDEDRRRIRQEKAAPLAKALHEWMLTHRDLVPNGSATAKALDYSLKRWIALTRYLEDGAVPIDNNPVENQIRPWALGRSNWLFAGSLRSGKRAAAIMSLIQSARMNGHDPYAYLKDVLTRLPTQRASEIEQLLPHQWVSA; from the coding sequence ATGAATTCCTTACCCGACCTCGACCAAATGTCCCCCGACCAGCTGCGTGCTTTAGCCGCGCAGTTGATGTCGAAGGTCGACACCATGGGCAGGAAGATCCATCACGATCAGACCCTCATCGAACAGCTGACTCATGAAATCGCCGTCCTCAAGCGACACCGGTTTGCCAAGCGCAGTGAGCAGATCAGCCCGGAGCAAGGCAACTTGCTCGACGACTTGCTCAATACTGATCTTGAGGCTATCGACGCCGAATTGAGCGCACTCCTGCGAGCCCCGGCTCAAGAGCAAACACGTCAAAAACCCAAGCGTGCACCGCTGCCAGCGCAGTTTCCACGCACCGTGATTCATCACGAACCGGAAAACACGCAGTGCTCTTGCGGCTGCCAGCTTCAGCGCATCGGCGAGGACGTGAGCGAGAAGTTGGATTACACGCCGGGCGTGTTCACCGTCGAGCAACATGTGCGTGGCAAGTGGGCCTGCCGCCAGTGCGAAACACTGATCCAGGCGCCAGTTCCGGCCCAAGTGATCGACAAAGGTATTCCGACCGCAGGCCTGCTGGCTCATGTGATGGTGGCGAAGTTCGCTGACCACTTGCCGTTATACCGGCAGGAGAAAATCTTTGGACGTGCCGGTTTAGCGATCCCACGTTCAACACTGGCCCAATGGGTTGGACAGACCGGTGTACAGCTTCAGGCACTGGTCGATGCCTTGCGAGAAGCAGTTTTAGCGCAACGAGTTGTCCACGCCGACGAGACGCCGGTGCAGATGCTTGCGCCCGGCGAGAAGAAAACACATCGCGCGTATGTCTGGGCTTACTGCACTACGCCGTTCTCGGCGCTTAAGGCGGTGGTTTATGACTTCAGCCCGAGCCGTGCGGGTGAGCACGCGCGTAATTTCCTCGGTACATGGAACGGCAAGCTGGTGTGCGATGACTTTGCTGGCTACAAAGCCGGCTTCGAGAAAGGCATGATCGAAATCGGCTGCATGGCCCATGCGCGCCGCAAGTTTTTCGATCTGCACGTGGCCAATAAAAGCCAGTTAGCCGAACAGGCACTGCACTCAATTGGCGGCTTGTACGAAATTGAGCGTCAGACGCGAGAGATGAGTGATGAAGATCGCCGCCGAATACGGCAGGAAAAAGCCGCGCCGTTAGCGAAAGCACTGCACGAGTGGATGCTGACTCATCGCGATCTTGTGCCCAACGGATCAGCAACGGCCAAAGCCTTGGATTACAGCCTTAAACGCTGGATAGCGCTGACGCGCTACCTGGAAGATGGGGCTGTGCCCATAGACAATAATCCGGTCGAAAATCAGATCCGCCCGTGGGCGCTTGGACGTTCCAACTGGTTGTTTGCCGGATCGCTTCGCAGCGGTAAACGGGCGGCTGCGATCATGAGCCTAATTCAGTCGGCGCGTATGAATGGGCATGATCCGTATGCTTATCTCAAAGATGTGCTGACGCGACTGCCGACGCAACGAGCGAGTGAGATTGAGCAGTTACTTCCACATCAGTGGGTATCTGCCTGA